A stretch of Lactuca sativa cultivar Salinas chromosome 6, Lsat_Salinas_v11, whole genome shotgun sequence DNA encodes these proteins:
- the LOC111886910 gene encoding uncharacterized protein LOC111886910, with the protein MSEDEAPQEKQSDSEGDDEDKFQFQYSTHDPKVKWNNMKPVLGERYESPHQLKLCLTNYSISRGYPIRFKKCDSVRLVAVCASDPEKFQCPFVVRASWMSTERTFQIKKMVEQHTCVRNFRSANLMDPTWIARQFLKEMIRKPNLKCKEMQAIIQSRFHCKVSWSKCYRAKCRAISLIDGKLSDHYAKVWDYGHELMRSNPGSTIQISVTVNPDNTTTFHRMYTCFKAIKEGWKVGCRRVIGLDGSFLKGQCKGELLTAIGRDANNHVYPIAWAVVEIENKPNWQWFLELLHDDLELQGGLDLCVISDQHKL; encoded by the exons AAGGTGAAATGGAATAATATGAAGCCAGTTCTTGGAGAGAGGTATGAATCACCACACCAACTAAAGCTTTGTTTGACAAATTACTCTATAAGTAGGGGTTATCCAATTAGGTTCAAGAAATGTGATAGTGTAAGGCTCGTGGCTGTATGTGCAAGTGACCCTGAGAAATTTCAATGTCCTTTTGTGGTAAGGGCCTCATGGATGAGCACTGAAAGAACATTCCAAATCAAAAAAATGGTTGAGCAACATACCTGTGTTAGGAATTTCCGTAGTGCTAATCTTATGGATCCCACATGGATAGCTAGGCAGTTTCTGAAGGAGATGATTAGGAAACCAAATCTGAAATGTAAGGAAATGCAAGCTATTATTCAAAGCAGGTTCCATTGCAAGGTTTCATGGTCAAAATGTTATAGAGCAAAGTGTAGGGCAATTTCTTTAATAGATGGAAAGTTGAGTGATCACTATGCAAAGGTTTGGGATTATGGACATGAATTGATGAGGTCCAATCCAGGGAGTACAATTCAAATATCTGTCACTGTAAACCCTGATAACACTACTACTTTCCATAGAATGTATACATGTTTTAAGGCTATCAAAGAAGGATGGAAAGTTGGTTGTCGAAGAGTTATAGGGCTTGATGGGAGTTTTTTGAAAGGACAATGTAAAGGTGAGCTGCTAACTGCCATAGGGAGGGATGCAAATAACCATGTGTATCCCATTGCTTGGGCAGTAGTTGAAATTGAGAACAAGCCCAACTGGCAATGGTTCTTGGAACTATTACATGATGACCTGGAATTACAAGGAGGCTTGGATTTGTGTGTTATTTCTGATCAACACAAG CTGTAA